The Lathyrus oleraceus cultivar Zhongwan6 chromosome 5, CAAS_Psat_ZW6_1.0, whole genome shotgun sequence genome includes the window GgaaagaagtgagatgaagatggGAAGATAAAATGAAAGAGATCCCAAATTGATCAGGGGATGAAtctcacttgatcaataccattcattcatcttgagtTATGAAGTTCAAACTTTATCAACCCCTTAAATCTGatggtattgaccaagtcaaggTCCAATTTAACCAAGATCAAGGCTAAACAGAAgttgagtcaacacaaagtcaataaaATGGCTCCACAAAATAATAAAGcaattaaaaaaatttaaatcaatttttaaataaagaaaaatacattttaaaagcTCAAAAACCTCAAATCTAttcaaatcaccaaagaaatggccaagggatttatcataggtcaaacaaggtcaaaggaccattgactaatttttttggcatttttttgAAAGTCATgagtatttaaaatcaattaaaaacaagtcaaaaatcactcaaaatatcaaactcaatccaaaaattaattttaattcagaaatgggaagaggaaattatttgtgaaatttcggtggtggtcccatattttttggattaaaattgaaattataaTGAATTTTATAAGAAAATGGCATTTAAAAATAATATgaaaattagaaaaaacaagggtcatcatatctccctcattaattgaggtggaaaatTTGATAGCCAAGCACATGTCATCCATGGTGGTCTCTAGTCAATGCACGCGTAGGCTTGGTAATCACAACCAAAGGACCAGATTAGAACATGGCTAATGGATCAGATGGTCTGGACAGCGCCAGCACACCgccggagccctagctccggtcatcaccggactggtcaagatcAAAATGTCACAAAAATAAATGGATCATACATCAAATTGAAGAGAAAATCATGAGTATTTCAAATATGACCTCCAAATCTTTCAACTCTCACTCTATAATGAGAAATGTGGAGTTGAAAGTTGAGGTGTTCAAACTGAATTGCTTCGATTCaacctcaaaacaactcaatattaATGCCTACATGGGTCGGACTTGAGTTAACCAAAAATTAAGCCAAAATATaaagaaatgagagagaatcgaagagttgaatttctggaaaaatcaccttcgagttgcaGTGTTAAAGCTCGATCTTAGTGCAATTTCACTTGGtcttgcttcctcttgcttgcaggagatgattagAACGAAAATGGAtgtgaatccttggagttctagtTCACAAACAGAAGTTGAGCTAGAAGCTCGATTTTAATGAAATCTTCAAGGTATTTTATGTAATGTTGCTATGGGATTGCTGGGCAGAGCTTGGGCAAGGGTTCCCTTCACTTCTGAGGCAATGCATCTCATTATATAGGTCATGGAAAATGATTTCTACACCTTTCAAATTTTGGCCAAAAATAGTAATTTAATGTGtatgggtgcatgggcatgtgcttAGGCCCAAATGTTCATTTCAAATAGTCCAAATTCATGCACAAATGATGCTAAGATCAAATGATGCATGGGCATGTGCTTATTGAAATTGAAAAACTCTTTACCAACTGGGAAAGGCTCTATAAAGTATGTGAGAAGATTTCATAGGGCACCTATAATCTAGAATAATTGAATGGAAAATTCATCCCCAAGTCTTGGAACTCAGTCGGCCAAAGATAATCTCATAGATAATTACTTGTATTTCCCTGACAATAAGGTAGGTTATAAACTAACACATTTTACATACTTGTGACTCGAATTAACATTAAAGGAATATGGTGACACTTTTTTCCCTTACAAAGGAAATGGTTTTTAACGAGGTGCTCTACTTATTTAAAGTATACTTTCTTCAACTTTATATCATTGCATTAATTAGGGTAACATTGTACCTTTCACGGAGTCGTTGTGTACTTTGGAACATTGGTGTGCCCTTCAGGGGTATTATTATGCTTGTTGGGGTATCAATGGGCCCTTTAGTGTGTCATTGCGTCCTTATGGATATTATTGGGACCTAAGAGCATCCTTATATCATAAAATTTTGTCGCAAATTGAATTGTTATAGAAGCAAGTCTTATTGACCAAAGCTTGCTACAAACATAAACACCCAGAGTTATATAAACACAACATAATTCTAGAATTcaaatttttattaaaaataaaaaattcacTTGAATCCATAAAAAGGGGGAACAAAACATTAGCCTAACAAATCACAACCAAAAAGGAGTACAAAAGTCACTATAAAATGATTACAACAAATTCAGTTATGAACATAATTTACAATCAATCCTCTTGAACGACTAAGGCATTATCCTCACCCTGTATTAGGCATGGCTTCATTTGAAACATACCTCACATTCTCCTCATGGATGGACTACTCTAGAGTAGGCATGACCTCTTCATAAAAAAATAAGCATTTCCATATGGACAAAGACGAAACTAGGGATGTCAATATGGCGGGGGGCACTTCCCTATCTTCGTCCCTCCCACCAATTCATTCCCCGCCCCTTCCCCACCCCTTTACACGAGGGAGTTTTTATCCCCATCATTCGTTCCACGAGGATCTCCacatttctctctctctctctctctctctctctctctctctctctcatatatatatattatatatatatatatatatatatatatatatatatatatatatagtttataggaaaaaaaatacataaaagaaaagataaaaatACATATTCTAAAACAAAAATTATATATTTGattaaatatatttaaataaataGGTGGGGGCAAGAATCCCCGCTAATATATGTAAATTGACTTGTCTAAAAAACTGTGGTTGTAACATTATGGTAGAAAATTAACCGAAGAGGGTAACCATTCTTGATCTCGCGCTAACAGGTCACACGAAGAGGGGTGAAATTCTCTATATAAGAAAATTGTTGAAGTAACAATATTTACTCATAATAAACACCTCGATTACGATATATATTATCGACAAGTTTTCTACATTGCATTATCTAGTCGGAAGAACAACTTTCAAATAAAGACGAAATGGTTAGTTAATGtgaaattaaaaaattaaaataacaattgTTTTAGGATAAAAGAAGTAGTGAAATTTAACGTGGGTTTGGAAAATCGTTGAGAAGCAAAACCTTCCCTGGATGCAAGTTCTATCTTTTTAGGTATGGTGATATCAAGAGTAAGCTCCTTGGTTCTTCTGTTCCAACTGCTAAGCATTTTTCGTTATGGTGGTGTGACATTCAGGATATTGTCTCATCTTCTATCTCTATCGATAGTTGGTTTCATACTAGTATTTCTTGCAAGTTGGGTGAGGATTCGGAAATAATACCCTTCCTCTATTAAGATTTCTTAATCGTGTTGAAATCACCTCCAAGACACCACACACCATCCGACATGTGCGATTTCACTCTAATTAGGTATGCATACATCCTTCTCTTCTCGCTGATATGACAGGACGAATAAATGCTCACCACATAAATAATAAACCCTCTTACTAAGAACCCTTCCACATAAAGCGATTATGCGTGGTTTCGAAATAGTTCCAGGCTTAAGAATAAATTTCCATAAAAGTAGGATTGTGGACTTCAACATTGATTCGATCTTCCTCGAGGCAACATCGTATTTTCTAGCTTGCTGAATCACTCGCCTTCCTTTCAACTTCTTAGGAGTTCCTATAGGTATCAATCCTAGAAGGCGCAACTCTTGGGTTCCGATTATTGACAAATTACGAAGTCGAATTTCAAGTTGGAAAAGCAACTCCATCTCTCATGGAGGCAGAGTAGTTATTCTAAAAGATGTTCTTAACTTCGTTCctctttatttctttttcattcTACAAGGCTCCTAAGGTGGTGATTGGGGAGCTTAATAAATATTTAGACATCATTTCTTTGGACATGAATTGACCTAAGAGACAAATCGATTGGGTATCATGGGAGTCAATGTGTAAATATAAAGCAGATGGGGTATAAAGCATTGCAGGATCTTTTAATGTATCCCTTCTTAGCAAGTGGGATTGGAAAACCGTTGAGAAACAAAATCTTCCTTGGATGAAGATTTTATCTTTTAGGTATGGCAATATTAAGAGTCAACTCCTTGATTCTTATATTCCTATTGCTAAGCATTCTTCGTTATGGTGGTGTAACATTCGAGATATTGTCTCATCTTTGATTTTTGTCGATAGTTGGTTTCGTACCACTATTTCTTGCAAGTTGCGTGAAGGTTTGAAAATAGATTTTTGTAGATCAAAATGGATTGGCCACCAACCACTCTAAGATACATTTCCATATATGTTTAACTTTTTTCGTGATCATAAGATGGTTGTTTGTGATGCAGGTTTTTGGTCCGCTAGTCGTTGGATTTGGGATTTAGGTATCATTTCCTCTGACATTTTAGTAGAAGTTGAATTGCATCTAGAAGAATTATATCAATTGTTGTCTTGTTTCTCCTTTGATCCTCATTCAACATATTCGACTATTTGGTGGAGAGATCCTACCGGTTTCTCAGTTCGAGCAACTTACAGTTCTTTGGTAGATTTTACTACTTCTGATGTTATGGTGGACATAGGCCAATCCGAGGCCCTGGCTCTTTCTTGGAGTTTGTCTGCTCTGAGCAACATCAAATTAATTGTGTGGAGGCTCATTCTTAGGAGGCTGCCAACTAAGGATGCTTCGGCAAAAAGAGGTATTCTTTTTGGACCGCATAATCTCGTTTGTCCTTTATGTTTTGCCCAACCGGAAGACATCAATCACATTTTTGTTCACTACTCGGTTGTTGTTATTGTTTGGACTAATATGTTTAGTTGGTTTGGTATTTGCCTTATGTCTCTTCAACAAAATGTTTTGTCTCACATAGTGAAATTTAATAAGCATGTTGTAGGCAAAATCAAGAATTGTTTTTTATCTTATTTTGGTTATCGATTGTTGGTCCATTTGATTAACGAGAAATTTAAAGGAAGTCATAAAGGCCTCTTTGATATTGTCCTCCTGATTAAGAAGTTGGCCTAGGAGTGGACAGGAACAAAATTGTTTGAACCTTTAAATTTTGAGTTGGGGGATTGGTTTAAAAATCTCATTTATTGTAACTCTTAATTTCTTGTTTTGTTTTTTGTATTTGTGTTAAGGAACCCTAATACTCAATTTTAATACAATCATTGCTTATAAAAGAAAGATTCATTCACTACCAACCAAATTAAATCTTTCCGTTATTTTTAGTCTCTTCGtttaagtgtcatttttttgaaaaaaaatatttatttttaattgtaACTGGTAAAATTCAAGGTAGTATTAACGGTagaaaaaaagtaaaataaatgtaataaataattaagaatattctatataaaatgaaaattattatttaaaaaataaaataatgaataaatttcttaatatatataaaaaaaatctaaaaataaCACTAAAAAACAGAGGGAACATTTGAAAGTAGTAAATAATTAACAATCATTCACTGACAACCAAATTATATCTTTCCGCTGCTTTTATATAATACTAATATATTATTCTACTTTTGCCAATCGTATTAAACTTCCTTTAATTGAAATGATTTCAATTTATTACTTATTTTCCATCATTGACTACAACCATATATCATTCAGCTTTAACTATTATTTCCGATCATTGACTACCAACCATATATCATTCAGCTTTAACTAAAAAAGATTTTAATTTAATGGAAAGTTTAATTTTAACGATAACGTACATAAAAAAAGTGTATTATGCATTGGTGATTGATATGTAAAATAGCGTCCAACTCCAAAGTATACTCCGGGAGGTTTATTTTTCCGTGTCACACTATCTAACGTTATCTTTGAAATTCATCAAGAAACTGAAAAAGTTAACTTCAAATTTAACCTCATCAGCTTTTCATCGAAATCAAAAGAATTTGCCATGTTCGTTTTTCACCCAGACAGATGCTTTGCGTAAACCTATTGAACGCTTTACTTGCATGCCCATAACTTGGTCCCTTTGATAGTGACAAACATTTGGACTTCCACAAATTTGTCTCGTTGCAAAGGGCATTTACTGCAAATTTGTCGCATTATTGTGGGCAAATCTCAATCTCCCACTCCTTAAATCACACCCCCTTTCATTCATTCTTCATCCCCAATTCTCAATCACTCTTCCACCTTCTTTTTTAAAATGGGTTCCGCTGAAAATGAAGAACCAGGAACCCAAATATCCGAAACCACAAAAAGTTCATCACTTTTCAGATACAATTCTCCTCTTGCACAAATCGTTCTCATTGGGTTAGTTTGTTTTTGTTGTCCAGGAATGTTCAACGCTCTCTCAGGAATGGGTGGTGGTGGTCAAGTCAACGCTACAGCTTCCAACAACGCTCTCACCGCACTCTACACAACCTTTGCCATTTTCGGAATCCTAGGTGGTGGAATCTACAACATCCTCGGACCCCACTTAACTCTTTTCGCAGGTTGTTCTACTTATGTCCTCTACGCCGGTTCTTTCCTCTACTACAACCATAAACAAAACCAGATTTTTGCTATAATCGCCGGCGCCGATCTTGGAATCGGTGCAGGTTTACTATGGGCTGCACAAGGTGCTATTATGACATCTTACCCTCCGGTGAATCGGAAAGGAACTTACATTTCAATTTTCTGGAGCATCTTCAACATGGGTGGTGTTATTGGTGGTTTAATCCCTTTTATTCTTAATTATAACAGTGGTGATAAAGCTGCTACTGTTAACGATGGAACTTACATAGGTTTCATGGCTTTTATGTCATTAGGAACAGTTTTGTCTCTGACTATTTTGCCAGCTAGTAAAGTTGTTCGTGACGATGGAACAAAGTGTACAAATATGTTATACTCAAATGTTGCAACTGAGTGTATGGAGATCTTGAAACTGTTCTACAATTGGAAGATGCTTCTCATGATTCCTGCAGCTTGGTCTAGTAATTTTTTCTATACATATCAGTTTAATCATGTTAATAAGACCGAGTTTAATTTGAGAACAAGAGGATTGAACAATGTGTTTTATTGGGGAGCACAGATGATGGGTTCAATTGGGATCGGATACACTATGGATTTCAGTTTTAAGAGTAGAAAGAAGAGAGGGATTGTGGGAATTTGTGTTGTGGCGGTTCTTGGAAGTGCTATTTGGGGTGGTGCAGTGGCTAATCAGATAAAACATCGACGTGGTGAGATATTAGATTTTAAGGAGTCTGGTTCTGGTTTTGCTGGTCCTTTTGTTTTGTACTTTAGTTTTGGGTTGTTGGATGCCATGTTTCAGAGTATGGTTTACTGGTCCATTGGAGCACTGGCTAATGATTCTGAGATTCTTAGCAGGTAATAATGCAAACAGATTCTGTTTTGTTTTATTACTATTACTTAATAAAATTAACTATTCCATTTGCTGAATAAAATATGTTAATAAAGTAACTATGTAATAGTAGGAGCAGTTTTAATGTTTGGACATATATGACATGACAGGTATACAGGATTCTATAAAGGGATACAGAGTGCTGGAGCTGCAGTTGCATGGCAAATTGATAACCACAATGTGTCTCCGATGTCACAGTTGATTGTGAATTGGGTGCTCACTACATTAAGCTATCCATTACTGTTGGTTTTGATGGTGTTGGCTGTGAAGGAGGACAATAAGGAGGAAGAAGAAACTGGGGAAAAGATTTCTCCTCCTGGTCACAATGGTTCTGTATCTGTCCATTGACTTCTCTTTTTGTCTTGAAGAATTAAAGAAACTTTTGGTTGTCTTCTTTCTATTGTCATTTATTTCTTGTCGTTAACTTCATGTGTTACTACCATTGTTAGAAAATGTCCATGAtctttatttaatattttttggGAAAATTATCTTTCATTTATGTCTGATCACGTATACATCGGTTGACTGTTACCAAAAAAAATGTGGACTATGGAAATGCGTGAGTTAAATTTAAATGTATGGTTTTAAGTCATTAAATACATAGGGATGTATGTAAAACATCACTAATAGGTTATAAAATCATGTCACCCCGGTAAAAGAGCCCAGAACTGATACAAAAGACTAGATTTTTTCGTCACTATTCGAATAGACACTTTATTATTTCATGATGCATTTAATCGAACACATTACTAGTTAAATTCATCAATATTTTTAAATGTCATCTCCCAAGCTTATTGAAAGAGGAATTGGCAATCTCACGCTCATCACTTAGGAGATAAAGAACTAGAGTTACATTCGTTAAGGTCACTCGAGAAACCTAAGAACTCTTTGTAGATAACTTTCCAATCAACTGTCGTATCAAGTCTCTTAGCAGAGAAGTAACATAATGTAATATAAGCCATAATTGGGGGAGGTTTCACAAGCACCCTCTTATCAAACCCAAGCTCAAATATAATCACCATTTAGTAGAAAACATGTTGATAAAGTAAAATCAAGGAAAGGAGAAATTGGTGGTAGATCGACGATGTCCACCTAAAAGGTCTTTTGTGCGGTGGTAAAAGTCTTTAGAGGAGGAGTGAGGGGATGTGTTGGTATAAATTTTAGAGGTTGATAAATTTATTAGAACTTGATACTTGTATCATATTATCTATTAATAATTGTCAACATCACCAGGACCTACGAGATCACACGCATaaggacaaattgatgagagaAAATAAGTTAGTGAAGTTTATTAAATTGTGTGGTCTTGCATTGCACTAATTTATTAGAGAAACTCAGTACAACGTAAGGTATAATGTACTTAAGTGCAATATGGAAAACTGATGACATGCTATCATTGCACGTCATTTGacaaaaaaaatagaataaaTCTTACCAAAAATGAGCAAGTTAGAAGGAAAAGAATGGAAAAAGTTTGAAAAAACACTTTTGGGTGAAGAAAAACACTTAATGAGAATATTAGTGAAAATAAGAGGAAAAAATTGCAACTTTGCTTTTGGAAAAAAAGCGGTCGCACTCCCCTAAACATGCTCGCGTTAAGCTCATCATTAAGCAACGCGCCCGCGCTGCGACTTTTTATTGACACACTTTTTGGAAGCTTTATAAGAAAAAATAGGATAAGAAAAAGGGGATCGACAACGAAGATGGAAAACTGACGATTAAGGTCGATTTTGGAGCTTTTGGATGTCATGGAAGCCATTGGAGAGTTATTTCTTCGTTGATTCTTCATGTTCTTCGAATCTACACTTATGATATTGAATTATTTCAATATGAGTAGCTAGATTCCTCTTAAGTTAGGTCTTATTTGAGGATGAACCAATTTTACTTGATTGAGAAACATGATCGGATGATGTTAATGTAATTATTCTGACTAGTTGTTATTATCCAGTTATTTACTATGCTAATTGCCTTTTTTTGTTGCGACATTCAAATTGATCTTGATAAGTAGTGACTACTGACCCTAGCGCTATTCATTTGACATACTTTAACGGTTGAATTCATTAATTTATTATGGATAATACAATTAGGAATTGTGAATTGTGGATTAACGCACTATGTTTCTTGGTATAACGATATAATTGACCTGAGGGAGCGAAGAATTAACGCTTAGGCTAGTGAGCTATGTAACACCCTGGTCCCCGACATTAcatttaataaaataattcaaataaaaattCACAATTAGGGTGTCACACGTTCTTCACCATAGCATAAAAAACCATCAAACAGGAAATAATCATGTGAAAGTAAGCAGCGGAAATAAACAAGTTCGACATAAAAGTCTCAACAACAAAGAATCCAACATCAATAAAGCATAACACAAATAACGAATGACATCTCATCCACAATATTACATATCAAAGCGACTCCTCTAAGACCCAATGATAAAAGATAAAGAGGCATCGACGTCATCCCCTAACTCAAGTGGTTACTCATGTACCTGATTGTTTGTACTCCTGAAGAGCACAAATGCCACAACCACAAACAGGGGGTGAGAATACATATAATAAATGTTAACGATGAAATTCAACAAAACATGATAGTAATAACGAGTTATGAAATATCTCAATCAGACTCAAAACATAATCAATTGGGTAAAAATGCTTATGCAATGCGAATGCCACCAACTCCTTCTCaaaatgcatgtggtaccaaatcATTGGGAGCAGAGGCATGCTATTGATATGTCATGTCTAAGGTTCCTCGTTGAACCGTGTCCATCTCTGGACGTGAGACCGCCATAGTTTCTCTCTAAACCAGATGATCATAGGACCAAAGTCCTACCTATCTCTGAAATAAATGAATGCATGATTATAAATAACACAAACG containing:
- the LOC127081114 gene encoding UNC93-like protein 1; the protein is MGSAENEEPGTQISETTKSSSLFRYNSPLAQIVLIGLVCFCCPGMFNALSGMGGGGQVNATASNNALTALYTTFAIFGILGGGIYNILGPHLTLFAGCSTYVLYAGSFLYYNHKQNQIFAIIAGADLGIGAGLLWAAQGAIMTSYPPVNRKGTYISIFWSIFNMGGVIGGLIPFILNYNSGDKAATVNDGTYIGFMAFMSLGTVLSLTILPASKVVRDDGTKCTNMLYSNVATECMEILKLFYNWKMLLMIPAAWSSNFFYTYQFNHVNKTEFNLRTRGLNNVFYWGAQMMGSIGIGYTMDFSFKSRKKRGIVGICVVAVLGSAIWGGAVANQIKHRRGEILDFKESGSGFAGPFVLYFSFGLLDAMFQSMVYWSIGALANDSEILSRYTGFYKGIQSAGAAVAWQIDNHNVSPMSQLIVNWVLTTLSYPLLLVLMVLAVKEDNKEEEETGEKISPPGHNGSVSVH